The following coding sequences are from one Selenomonas sputigena ATCC 35185 window:
- the dnaN gene encoding DNA polymerase III subunit beta — MKFTCHKNELAQAIQLVSKAIANKPQTPILSGIYMEATNNQVELHATDNEMGIISIIPSEVEQEGKLVLSGRYMQEVIRRLPGETVTISQEIDENISKIQSAASNFTLLSMPANDFPTVKRLEDGIRFKIQDNVLRDIIKKTVFACSTDEARPVFTGCQMEINGETLKMAATNTHRLSVKKEVIANLSGDLHIIIPAKILNELLRALNSDMPVEVDVCCSSNQASFQFENVVLMSRLIEGQFPNYDSVIPKNFATTVTLDTEDFLAAVDRVSLISRSADYNIIRLEFGGNQVHISSNSPDIGKADEIVAASIDGPAVNIAFNAKYVTDVLKNIDSKNFRFLLNQSLQAAAVREEDNPTFVYIVTPVRTQN; from the coding sequence ATGAAATTCACCTGCCATAAGAATGAACTTGCCCAAGCGATTCAGCTCGTTTCCAAGGCCATTGCCAACAAGCCTCAGACACCGATCCTCTCAGGCATATACATGGAGGCTACAAACAACCAAGTAGAACTTCATGCCACAGACAATGAAATGGGCATCATCAGCATCATCCCTTCCGAAGTGGAACAGGAGGGAAAACTTGTCCTATCGGGACGCTACATGCAGGAGGTCATTCGCCGCCTTCCCGGAGAAACCGTCACGATCTCCCAAGAAATCGACGAAAACATCAGCAAGATCCAATCGGCCGCTTCCAACTTCACGCTTCTTTCCATGCCGGCCAATGACTTTCCAACGGTAAAGCGTCTGGAAGACGGCATTCGTTTCAAAATTCAGGACAACGTGCTTCGAGACATCATCAAAAAGACGGTATTCGCCTGCTCGACAGATGAAGCGCGTCCCGTCTTTACCGGCTGCCAGATGGAAATCAACGGAGAAACTCTGAAGATGGCGGCGACGAACACGCATCGTCTCTCCGTAAAAAAAGAAGTGATTGCAAACCTTTCGGGCGATCTTCATATCATCATTCCCGCAAAAATACTCAATGAGCTTTTGCGCGCCTTGAATTCCGACATGCCCGTCGAGGTTGACGTCTGCTGCTCGTCGAACCAAGCGAGCTTCCAGTTCGAGAACGTCGTATTGATGTCCCGTCTGATCGAAGGGCAATTCCCCAATTATGACAGCGTCATACCGAAAAACTTCGCTACGACGGTAACGCTCGACACGGAAGACTTTCTTGCCGCTGTCGACCGCGTATCCTTAATCTCGCGCTCCGCCGACTACAATATCATTCGCCTGGAATTTGGCGGCAATCAGGTTCATATCTCGTCGAACAGCCCCGATATAGGAAAGGCAGACGAAATCGTCGCCGCTTCCATCGATGGCCCTGCCGTCAACATCGCCTTCAATGCGAAATATGTCACTGACGTTTTGAAGAACATCGACAGCAAAAACTTTCGTTTTCTCTTGAATCAAAGCCTGCAGGCGGCAGCTGTGCGCGAGGAGGACAATCCCACTTTCGTCTACATCGTCACGCCTGTGCGCACGCAGAATTGA
- the dnaA gene encoding chromosomal replication initiator protein DnaA produces the protein MEQSELQAIWEQILQKVLEQRSLTELALNDWLRPVKPLSLSDTTLVLGAPTSLAREWIVKRYIPFLEDAVLDIAKKKLKIEIKNLNIEPAPTSPPVQETLLTETGTNPSVQEVKDAKKIPVPSQNAAPKKEDGSRSYEPPGMIAPGDASSLNSHYTFDTFVTGNSNRFAHAAALAVAESPGRVYNPFFMYGGVGLGKTHLMHAIGHKILEKFPQMRVLYISSEKFTNELINSIRDGNPESFRQKYRNIDVLLVDDIQFLSKKEHTQEEFFHTFNTLHDANKHIILSSDRHPREIQTLEDRLRSRFEWGLITDIQAPDLETRIAILRKKAALEHLDVPNDVMFSIANRIDNNIRELEGALTRVVAYASLTKQPVTTSLVNEALANIFPEEKTREVTMELIQEVVASYFKLRLDDLHGKKRTRNLAMPRQIAMYLCRELTGNSLPQIGNSFGGRDHTTVIHACDKIGKERKEDSKLDRTIEQLMQRIESL, from the coding sequence ATGGAACAATCCGAACTGCAGGCAATTTGGGAGCAAATCCTGCAGAAAGTTCTCGAACAGCGCTCATTGACGGAACTTGCTCTCAACGACTGGCTGCGCCCCGTAAAGCCGCTTTCTCTTTCCGACACCACCCTCGTGCTCGGCGCACCGACATCGCTCGCCAGGGAATGGATTGTAAAACGTTACATCCCTTTTCTGGAAGACGCCGTGCTCGATATTGCAAAGAAAAAACTCAAGATCGAAATCAAAAACCTCAACATCGAACCTGCGCCCACTTCTCCGCCTGTTCAGGAAACGCTTCTGACGGAAACGGGCACAAATCCTTCCGTACAGGAAGTCAAGGATGCGAAAAAAATTCCCGTTCCGTCACAAAATGCAGCACCAAAAAAAGAAGACGGCAGCCGCTCCTATGAACCGCCGGGCATGATTGCTCCCGGAGACGCCTCGTCCCTGAACTCTCACTACACCTTCGACACCTTCGTCACGGGCAATTCCAACCGCTTCGCCCATGCGGCGGCGCTCGCCGTCGCCGAATCGCCGGGCAGGGTATACAACCCCTTCTTCATGTACGGCGGCGTAGGACTCGGCAAGACGCATCTCATGCACGCCATCGGACACAAGATCCTCGAAAAATTTCCCCAGATGCGCGTCCTCTACATTTCGAGCGAAAAATTCACGAATGAACTCATCAACTCCATCCGAGACGGCAATCCCGAATCCTTCCGCCAGAAATACCGCAACATCGACGTCCTGCTCGTCGACGACATCCAATTCCTCTCGAAGAAAGAGCACACGCAGGAAGAATTCTTCCATACGTTCAACACGCTGCACGACGCCAACAAGCATATCATCCTGTCGAGCGACCGCCATCCGCGCGAGATTCAGACGCTTGAAGATCGTCTGCGCTCACGCTTTGAATGGGGTCTCATCACGGACATCCAGGCGCCCGATCTCGAAACGCGCATAGCGATTCTCCGAAAGAAAGCCGCGCTTGAGCACCTCGACGTGCCGAACGATGTGATGTTCTCCATCGCCAACCGCATCGACAACAACATCCGCGAGCTAGAAGGCGCATTGACGAGGGTCGTCGCCTACGCCTCGCTGACAAAGCAGCCCGTCACGACGTCCCTTGTCAACGAGGCTCTCGCCAATATCTTCCCGGAGGAAAAGACGCGCGAAGTGACCATGGAGCTCATCCAAGAAGTCGTCGCTTCCTACTTCAAGCTGCGCCTCGATGATCTGCACGGCAAGAAGCGAACGAGAAACCTCGCCATGCCGCGCCAGATCGCCATGTACCTGTGCCGCGAGCTGACGGGCAACTCCCTGCCGCAAATCGGCAATTCCTTCGGCGGACGCGACCACACGACGGTCATCCATGCCTGCGACAAGATCGGCAAAGAACGAAAAGAAGACAGCAAACTCGACCGCACGATCGAGCAGCTAATGCAGCGCATCGAAAGCCTCTGA
- the recF gene encoding DNA replication/repair protein RecF (All proteins in this family for which functions are known are DNA-binding proteins that assist the filamentation of RecA onto DNA for the initiation of recombination or recombinational repair.) yields MKAKSLRLKCFRNYEELDLSLSPNINVFLGENAQGKTNIAEALYYAAIGRSHRTNADADLIAWDAPAAKIGLLFERLDVENTLEFQFQRGRRRSIRKNGEPIKTKELFGVFNAVLFSPEDLFLIKGAPAERRRFLDGEISQASPSYGHELMQYTRILTQRNSLLKKIRERRAGKEMLSLWDEQLAKSAAHIVEKRFLAVKKLNMLANLMQRRISAGKENLSLSYELCGAEEEPPCVTEELVPWYNKKLEESLDLDVLRGSTSVGPQRDDIRLEVNGVNLRSFGSQGQQRTGVLALKLSELEFLRSETGEYPVLLLDDVMSELDGTRREKLLDFIGREHIQTLLTATDAAYLPEKFMGNIFHVRAGKIFT; encoded by the coding sequence ATGAAAGCAAAGAGCCTCCGTCTGAAATGTTTTCGCAACTATGAAGAGCTTGACCTCAGTCTGTCTCCCAATATCAACGTCTTTCTCGGCGAAAACGCGCAGGGAAAGACGAATATTGCGGAGGCTCTTTACTATGCGGCGATCGGTCGTTCGCATCGAACGAATGCGGATGCCGACCTCATCGCTTGGGATGCTCCTGCAGCGAAAATTGGGCTTCTTTTTGAGCGTCTTGACGTGGAAAATACGCTGGAATTTCAATTTCAACGCGGCAGACGCCGTTCCATCCGCAAGAATGGCGAGCCGATTAAAACAAAGGAGCTTTTCGGCGTATTCAATGCCGTCCTCTTCTCCCCCGAGGATCTCTTCCTCATCAAGGGGGCGCCCGCTGAGAGAAGACGCTTCCTCGACGGGGAAATCTCACAGGCAAGTCCCTCCTACGGCCATGAACTGATGCAGTATACGCGGATTCTCACGCAAAGGAACAGCCTGTTGAAGAAGATTCGGGAGCGCCGTGCGGGAAAGGAAATGCTTTCCCTCTGGGATGAGCAGCTTGCCAAAAGCGCCGCGCACATCGTCGAGAAGCGTTTTCTCGCCGTCAAAAAGCTCAACATGCTGGCGAACCTCATGCAAAGGCGGATTTCTGCAGGGAAAGAAAATCTTTCCCTTTCGTATGAGCTTTGCGGTGCAGAGGAAGAGCCGCCTTGCGTGACAGAGGAGCTTGTTCCATGGTATAATAAGAAGTTGGAGGAGTCCTTGGATCTTGACGTCCTGCGCGGCTCGACGAGCGTCGGCCCGCAGAGGGATGACATCCGTCTTGAAGTGAACGGCGTCAACCTTCGCTCCTTCGGTTCGCAGGGGCAGCAGCGCACGGGCGTTCTCGCCCTGAAGCTTTCCGAATTGGAGTTTCTTCGCTCGGAGACGGGAGAATATCCGGTACTTCTGCTCGATGACGTCATGAGCGAGCTGGACGGCACGCGCAGGGAGAAACTCCTGGACTTCATCGGCAGAGAGCATATACAGACCTTGCTCACGGCGACGGATGCCGCATATCTGCCGGAAAAATTTATGGGGAATATCTTCCATGTGCGAGCAGGGAAAATATTTACTTGA
- a CDS encoding DUF721 domain-containing protein has translation MKRSYRRNPGMEKINQVIPKSIHALGKKIERTYQERFVLARWPEIVGEGIASHVQPIGIEGEKLLLHASVPAWRNEITLMQMTILARFNTFAGFEMVKELAFSWKKGDIVLFQASGRVQEEADEQEAYRKALREMTLTEEEQEACERSVSLVSEERLRKKLRHISQRRKKREKALLSLGEKPCPQCGKLFSGEGVCPSCTCRERRERRRSVRRHLLDLPWARYADIKDHLRCTPAMVASERTRLVQELARRIEFGDWESLEAKTLVMLYRSLRPEQLTEDVVRRTLYDLRREMAEGTVFRPFPKRSEVMKKTAKRGAKSGEGFHVSAPRR, from the coding sequence ATGAAACGCTCCTATCGCCGCAATCCCGGCATGGAAAAAATCAATCAGGTGATACCAAAAAGCATCCATGCTCTGGGCAAGAAGATCGAGCGCACCTATCAGGAACGCTTCGTCCTCGCGCGTTGGCCGGAAATCGTCGGCGAAGGCATCGCCTCGCACGTCCAGCCGATTGGCATCGAAGGCGAAAAGCTCCTGCTCCATGCCTCTGTGCCCGCCTGGCGAAACGAGATCACGCTCATGCAGATGACGATACTCGCGCGCTTCAACACCTTTGCAGGTTTCGAGATGGTGAAGGAACTCGCCTTTTCTTGGAAAAAAGGCGACATCGTTCTCTTTCAGGCTTCGGGGCGTGTGCAGGAAGAAGCTGACGAGCAGGAAGCATACCGAAAGGCTCTGCGGGAGATGACATTGACCGAGGAGGAGCAGGAGGCATGCGAAAGAAGCGTTTCTCTCGTCAGCGAGGAACGTCTGCGGAAGAAACTTCGGCATATATCTCAGCGGCGAAAGAAGCGTGAGAAAGCGCTTCTTTCGCTCGGTGAGAAGCCTTGCCCGCAATGCGGCAAGCTGTTTTCCGGCGAAGGCGTGTGCCCTTCCTGCACCTGCAGGGAGCGGCGCGAAAGACGCCGCTCGGTTCGCCGCCATTTGCTCGATCTTCCGTGGGCGCGCTATGCGGACATCAAAGATCATCTTCGTTGCACGCCCGCCATGGTCGCTTCCGAGCGCACGCGTCTTGTGCAGGAGCTTGCCCGCCGCATCGAATTCGGCGATTGGGAGAGTCTGGAGGCGAAGACGCTCGTCATGCTCTACCGCTCGCTGCGGCCGGAGCAGCTCACGGAGGACGTCGTGCGCCGCACGCTTTACGATCTTCGCCGCGAGATGGCGGAAGGAACGGTGTTCCGTCCCTTCCCCAAGCGCTCGGAGGTCATGAAAAAGACGGCAAAACGGGGCGCGAAGAGCGGGGAGGGATTTCATGTATCTGCACCTAGGCGATGA
- the gyrB gene encoding DNA topoisomerase (ATP-hydrolyzing) subunit B yields the protein MDSADVTAVDGDYGANQIQILEGLEAVRKRPGMYIGSTSERGLHHLVYEVVDNSIDEALAGYCDHIDVTIEKDNSITVVDNGRGIPVDMHESGKPAVEVVLTVLHAGGKFGGEGYKVSGGLHGVGVSVVNALSTSMDVEVKRDGKIHSIRFEQGVTAAPLTVIGETEKTGTKVHFVPDPEIFTVTQYSFDTLKHRLRELAFLNQGITIRLVDKRGEGREESYFYEGGIRSFVEHLNRKKEVIHPTPIYFNGIKDDTVVEIAMQYNDSYMENIYSFVNNINTEEGGTHLAGFKIALTRAANDFARKQGILKDKDGNLSGEDVREGLTCVISLKIHEPQFEGQTKTKLGNSEVRGIVDSIVTEGLTEYFEENPAITKKVIEKAIMASRAREAARKARELTRRKNALEVSSLPGKLADCSIKDPEQAEIYLVEGDSAGGSAKQGRDRRFQAILPLRGKILNVEKARLDKIFANAEIRTMITAFGTGISDDFDIAKRRYGKIIIMTDADVDGSHIRTLLLTFFYRYMKPLIERGHVYIAQPPLYQIRKGKKHWYTYSDDELAQKLNEVGRDNATVQRYKGLGEMNPEQLWETTMDPEGRTMLQVRMEDAEEADELFTILMGDKVEPRRQFIEEHAKHVRNLDI from the coding sequence ATGGACAGCGCCGACGTCACGGCGGTTGACGGCGACTACGGCGCCAATCAGATTCAGATTCTGGAAGGCTTGGAAGCTGTAAGAAAGCGCCCGGGCATGTATATTGGCAGCACGTCGGAGCGCGGCCTGCACCATCTCGTCTACGAGGTGGTCGACAACTCGATCGATGAGGCTCTGGCCGGCTATTGCGACCATATTGACGTGACGATCGAAAAGGACAACAGCATCACCGTCGTCGACAATGGGCGAGGCATCCCCGTCGACATGCACGAGAGCGGCAAGCCTGCGGTCGAGGTCGTCCTGACCGTCCTGCACGCGGGCGGGAAGTTCGGCGGCGAAGGCTACAAGGTGTCGGGCGGCCTGCACGGCGTCGGCGTCTCCGTCGTCAATGCGCTCTCCACGTCGATGGACGTCGAAGTCAAGCGCGACGGCAAGATCCACAGCATACGCTTCGAGCAGGGCGTTACAGCCGCTCCTTTGACGGTCATCGGCGAGACGGAAAAGACGGGAACGAAGGTTCACTTCGTCCCCGACCCTGAGATCTTCACGGTGACACAGTACAGCTTCGACACCTTGAAACATCGTCTGCGCGAGCTGGCCTTTCTGAATCAGGGCATCACGATTCGCCTCGTGGACAAGCGCGGCGAGGGGCGCGAGGAGTCGTACTTCTATGAGGGCGGCATCCGTTCCTTCGTCGAGCATCTGAACCGCAAGAAGGAAGTCATTCATCCGACGCCGATCTACTTCAATGGTATCAAGGATGATACCGTTGTGGAAATCGCCATGCAGTATAACGACAGCTACATGGAGAATATCTACAGCTTTGTCAACAATATCAACACCGAGGAGGGCGGCACGCATCTCGCGGGCTTCAAGATCGCCTTGACGCGGGCGGCGAACGACTTCGCGCGAAAGCAGGGCATATTGAAGGACAAGGACGGCAATCTCTCGGGCGAGGATGTCAGAGAGGGCTTGACCTGCGTCATCAGTCTCAAGATTCATGAGCCGCAGTTCGAGGGTCAGACGAAGACGAAGCTCGGAAATTCCGAGGTGCGCGGCATTGTCGATTCCATAGTGACCGAGGGACTGACCGAGTATTTCGAGGAAAATCCCGCCATCACGAAGAAGGTCATCGAGAAGGCGATCATGGCATCTCGTGCGAGGGAAGCGGCGCGAAAGGCGCGTGAGCTGACAAGGCGCAAGAATGCGCTCGAAGTGTCGAGCTTGCCCGGAAAGCTCGCGGACTGCTCGATCAAAGATCCCGAGCAGGCGGAAATCTACCTCGTCGAGGGCGACAGCGCCGGCGGCTCGGCGAAGCAGGGACGCGACCGCCGTTTCCAGGCAATCCTGCCCCTGCGCGGCAAGATCCTGAACGTCGAGAAAGCGCGTCTTGACAAGATCTTCGCCAATGCCGAGATCCGCACGATGATCACGGCGTTCGGCACGGGCATCAGCGACGACTTTGACATCGCGAAGCGTCGCTACGGCAAGATCATCATCATGACCGATGCCGACGTCGACGGATCGCATATCCGCACGCTCCTCCTGACCTTCTTCTACCGCTACATGAAGCCGCTCATTGAGCGCGGCCACGTCTACATCGCGCAGCCGCCGCTCTACCAGATTCGCAAGGGCAAGAAGCACTGGTACACCTACAGCGACGACGAGCTGGCGCAGAAACTCAACGAAGTCGGCAGGGACAACGCGACCGTGCAGCGCTACAAGGGCCTCGGCGAGATGAATCCCGAGCAGCTTTGGGAAACGACGATGGATCCCGAAGGCAGGACGATGCTCCAAGTGCGCATGGAGGACGCTGAAGAAGCTGACGAGCTTTTCACGATCCTCATGGGCGACAAGGTGGAGCCGCGCCGCCAGTTCATCGAAGAGCACGCCAAGCACGTGAGAAATCTCGATATTTAA
- the remB gene encoding extracellular matrix regulator RemB, producing the protein MYLHLGDDSLVAVSSILAILDIEIYREKFGNALGKKDIAKSAALRKEPRSVIVTDEGLYFSVISAQSLKRRIQSPAYGMNLHDFAVQS; encoded by the coding sequence ATGTATCTGCACCTAGGCGATGACAGCTTGGTTGCCGTTTCCAGCATATTGGCGATTCTTGACATCGAGATATATCGAGAGAAGTTCGGAAATGCCCTTGGGAAGAAGGATATTGCAAAGAGTGCAGCGTTGAGAAAAGAGCCGCGTTCCGTCATCGTTACGGATGAAGGGCTTTATTTCTCGGTGATTTCCGCGCAGTCTTTGAAAAGGCGCATACAATCGCCCGCTTATGGAATGAACTTGCATGATTTTGCAGTGCAGTCATAG